Proteins from a genomic interval of Phyllopteryx taeniolatus isolate TA_2022b chromosome 3, UOR_Ptae_1.2, whole genome shotgun sequence:
- the grk5l gene encoding G protein-coupled receptor kinase 5 isoform X5, whose product MCAKTRSTKPLVTAGRRFPAPCAAFPGPRSRGGGGKRKGRSKKWKAILRFPHISQCTELGNSIEKDYVSICEKQPIGRQLFRVYCETRPKLQRCIQLLDAMEDYEVTPDEKRKSRGDQIIKTFLSKQSAERVDIAEVFADQCRENLELSPCKEIFSNCRKAVHDYLSGAPFADFENSMYFDRFLQWKILERQPITKDTFRQYRVLGKGGFGEVCACQVRATGKMYACKKLEKKRIKKRKGESMALNEKQILEKVNSRFVVSLAYAYETKDALCLVLTIMNGGDLKFHIYNMGTPGFDKDRVQFYAAQICCGLKHLHRESIVYRDLKPENILLDDNGHIRISDLGLAIKVPAGEMIRGRVGTVGYMAPEVINNEKYGMSPDWWGLGCLVYEMTVGRSPFRARKERVKREEVERRVQGEEEEYNDKFTEDTKEICRRLLTKDPKQRLGCQGDRAAGVKAHAFFKNINFKRLEAGIVEPPFVPDPRAVYCKDVLDIEQFSTVKGVNLDQTDNDFYSKFATGSVSIPWQNEMIETECFRDLNVFAPQGMRPPDLDWSQPPEPPRRSLLDRIFRSTQRCLFPTAVCSLPA is encoded by the exons GTGGAGGAGGCAAGCGGAAAGGGAGGAGCAAAAAATGGAAGGCGATCCTTCGTTTTCCCCACATAAGTCAGTGCACTGAGCTGGGCAACAGCATTG AGAAGGACTATGTCAGCATCTGTGAGAAACAGCCTATCGGAAGGCAGCTCTTCCGAGTTTACTGCGAGACCAGACCAAAACTGCAACGCTGCATTCAACTACTGGATGCAATG GAGGATTACGAGGTGACGCctgatgaaaaaagaaaaagcagaggGGACCAGATTATCAAGACCTTTCTTTCCAAACAA TCAGCTGAGCGTGTGGACATCGCAGAGGTCTTCGCAGATCAGTGCCGAGAGAACCTCGAGCTCAGTCCGTGTAAGGAGATCTTCAGCAACTGCCGCAA AGCCGTCCACGACTACCTGAGCGGGGCGCCGTTCGCAGATTTTGAGAACAGCATGTACTTTGACCGCTTCCTGCAGTGGAAGATCCTGGAGAG GCAACCAATCACGAAAGACACGTTTAGACAGTACCGAGTGCTGGGGAAGGGAGGATTTGGAGAG GTGTGCGCCTGTCAAGTTCGAGCTACAGGAAAGATGTATGCCTGCAAGAagctggagaagaagaggatAAAGAAGAGGAAAGGAGAGTCGATGGCCCTCAACGAGAAGCAGATCTTGGAGAAAGTTAACAGTAGATTTGTT GTGAGTTTGGCGTATGCGTACGAGACCAAAGACGCTCTCTGTCTGGTGCTGACCATCATGAATGGTGGTGACCTAAAGTTTCACATCTACAACATGGGCACGCCAGGCTTTGACAAAGACAGGGTCCAGTTCTATGCTGCTCAGATCTGTTGCGGTCTCAAGCATCTTCATAGGGAATCCATTGTCTACAG agatTTGAAACCAGAGAACATCCTACTTGATGACAACG GACACATCCGTATTTCTGACCTGGGCCTTGCCATTAAAGTGCCTGCAGGGGAGATGATCAGAGGAAGAGTGGGCACAGTGGGCTACATGG CTCCGGAAGTCATCAACAATGAAAAGTACGGGATGAGTCCTGATTGGTGGGGGCTGGGCTGCCTCGTGTACGAGATGACCGTAGGGCGATCGCCCTTCCGTGCCCGCAAAGAGCGAGTGAAGCGGGAGGAGGTGGAGAGGAGGGTGCAGGGGGAAGAGGAAGAGTACAACGACAAGTTTACGGAGGACACCAAGGAAATCTGCAGAAGG CTGCTCACCAAAGACCCGAAGCAGAGGCTGGGCTGCCAGGGGGACAGAGCGGCAGGCGTCAAGGCCCACGCCTTCTTCAAAAACATCAACTTCAAGAGGCTGGAAGCTGGAATAGTGGAGCCTCCTTTTGTGCCTGAC CCTCGGGCAGTCTACTGTAAGGATGTGTTGGACATCGAGCAGTTCTCCACAGTCAAGGGAGTCAATTTGGACCAAACTGACAACGACTTCTACTCCAAATTTGCTACAGGCAGTGTTTCCATCCCATGGCAGAATGAG ATGATAGAAACGGAGTGTTTCAGAGATCTGAATGTGTTCGCCCCTCAAGGGATGAGACCTCCGGACCTTGACTGGAGTCAACCTCCGGAGCCTCCCAGACGCAGCCTGCTGGACAGGATCTTCAGGAG cacccAGAGGTGTCTATTTCCCACAGCCGTGTGCAGTCTTCCAGCGTGA
- the grk5l gene encoding G protein-coupled receptor kinase 5 isoform X4: MCAKTRSTKPLVTAGRRFPAPCAAFPGPRSRGGGGKRKGRSKKWKAILRFPHISQCTELGNSIEKDYVSICEKQPIGRQLFRVYCETRPKLQRCIQLLDAMEDYEVTPDEKRKSRGDQIIKTFLSKQSAERVDIAEVFADQCRENLELSPCKEIFSNCRKAVHDYLSGAPFADFENSMYFDRFLQWKILERQPITKDTFRQYRVLGKGGFGEVCACQVRATGKMYACKKLEKKRIKKRKGESMALNEKQILEKVNSRFVVSLAYAYETKDALCLVLTIMNGGDLKFHIYNMGTPGFDKDRVQFYAAQICCGLKHLHRESIVYRDLKPENILLDDNGHIRISDLGLAIKVPAGEMIRGRVGTVGYMAPEVINNEKYGMSPDWWGLGCLVYEMTVGRSPFRARKERVKREEVERRVQGEEEEYNDKFTEDTKEICRRLLTKDPKQRLGCQGDRAAGVKAHAFFKNINFKRLEAGIVEPPFVPDPRAVYCKDVLDIEQFSTVKGVNLDQTDNDFYSKFATGSVSIPWQNEMIETECFRDLNVFAPQGMRPPDLDWSQPPEPPRRSLLDRIFRRHHPEVSISHSRVQSSSVNSVDSMSNSAP; the protein is encoded by the exons GTGGAGGAGGCAAGCGGAAAGGGAGGAGCAAAAAATGGAAGGCGATCCTTCGTTTTCCCCACATAAGTCAGTGCACTGAGCTGGGCAACAGCATTG AGAAGGACTATGTCAGCATCTGTGAGAAACAGCCTATCGGAAGGCAGCTCTTCCGAGTTTACTGCGAGACCAGACCAAAACTGCAACGCTGCATTCAACTACTGGATGCAATG GAGGATTACGAGGTGACGCctgatgaaaaaagaaaaagcagaggGGACCAGATTATCAAGACCTTTCTTTCCAAACAA TCAGCTGAGCGTGTGGACATCGCAGAGGTCTTCGCAGATCAGTGCCGAGAGAACCTCGAGCTCAGTCCGTGTAAGGAGATCTTCAGCAACTGCCGCAA AGCCGTCCACGACTACCTGAGCGGGGCGCCGTTCGCAGATTTTGAGAACAGCATGTACTTTGACCGCTTCCTGCAGTGGAAGATCCTGGAGAG GCAACCAATCACGAAAGACACGTTTAGACAGTACCGAGTGCTGGGGAAGGGAGGATTTGGAGAG GTGTGCGCCTGTCAAGTTCGAGCTACAGGAAAGATGTATGCCTGCAAGAagctggagaagaagaggatAAAGAAGAGGAAAGGAGAGTCGATGGCCCTCAACGAGAAGCAGATCTTGGAGAAAGTTAACAGTAGATTTGTT GTGAGTTTGGCGTATGCGTACGAGACCAAAGACGCTCTCTGTCTGGTGCTGACCATCATGAATGGTGGTGACCTAAAGTTTCACATCTACAACATGGGCACGCCAGGCTTTGACAAAGACAGGGTCCAGTTCTATGCTGCTCAGATCTGTTGCGGTCTCAAGCATCTTCATAGGGAATCCATTGTCTACAG agatTTGAAACCAGAGAACATCCTACTTGATGACAACG GACACATCCGTATTTCTGACCTGGGCCTTGCCATTAAAGTGCCTGCAGGGGAGATGATCAGAGGAAGAGTGGGCACAGTGGGCTACATGG CTCCGGAAGTCATCAACAATGAAAAGTACGGGATGAGTCCTGATTGGTGGGGGCTGGGCTGCCTCGTGTACGAGATGACCGTAGGGCGATCGCCCTTCCGTGCCCGCAAAGAGCGAGTGAAGCGGGAGGAGGTGGAGAGGAGGGTGCAGGGGGAAGAGGAAGAGTACAACGACAAGTTTACGGAGGACACCAAGGAAATCTGCAGAAGG CTGCTCACCAAAGACCCGAAGCAGAGGCTGGGCTGCCAGGGGGACAGAGCGGCAGGCGTCAAGGCCCACGCCTTCTTCAAAAACATCAACTTCAAGAGGCTGGAAGCTGGAATAGTGGAGCCTCCTTTTGTGCCTGAC CCTCGGGCAGTCTACTGTAAGGATGTGTTGGACATCGAGCAGTTCTCCACAGTCAAGGGAGTCAATTTGGACCAAACTGACAACGACTTCTACTCCAAATTTGCTACAGGCAGTGTTTCCATCCCATGGCAGAATGAG ATGATAGAAACGGAGTGTTTCAGAGATCTGAATGTGTTCGCCCCTCAAGGGATGAGACCTCCGGACCTTGACTGGAGTCAACCTCCGGAGCCTCCCAGACGCAGCCTGCTGGACAGGATCTTCAGGAGGCAC cacccAGAGGTGTCTATTTCCCACAGCCGTGTGCAGTCTTCCAGCGTGAACTCTGTGGACTCAATGTCCAACTCTGCCCCCTAG
- the grk5l gene encoding G protein-coupled receptor kinase 5 isoform X3 → MELENIVANTVLLKAREGGGGKRKGRSKKWKAILRFPHISQCTELGNSIEKDYVSICEKQPIGRQLFRVYCETRPKLQRCIQLLDAMEDYEVTPDEKRKSRGDQIIKTFLSKQSAERVDIAEVFADQCRENLELSPCKEIFSNCRKAVHDYLSGAPFADFENSMYFDRFLQWKILERQPITKDTFRQYRVLGKGGFGEVCACQVRATGKMYACKKLEKKRIKKRKGESMALNEKQILEKVNSRFVVSLAYAYETKDALCLVLTIMNGGDLKFHIYNMGTPGFDKDRVQFYAAQICCGLKHLHRESIVYRDLKPENILLDDNGHIRISDLGLAIKVPAGEMIRGRVGTVGYMAPEVINNEKYGMSPDWWGLGCLVYEMTVGRSPFRARKERVKREEVERRVQGEEEEYNDKFTEDTKEICRRLLTKDPKQRLGCQGDRAAGVKAHAFFKNINFKRLEAGIVEPPFVPDPRAVYCKDVLDIEQFSTVKGVNLDQTDNDFYSKFATGSVSIPWQNEHCNVCKRPKVSSLLQMIETECFRDLNVFAPQGMRPPDLDWSQPPEPPRRSLLDRIFRRHHPEVSISHSRVQSSSVNSVDSMSNSAP, encoded by the exons GTGGAGGAGGCAAGCGGAAAGGGAGGAGCAAAAAATGGAAGGCGATCCTTCGTTTTCCCCACATAAGTCAGTGCACTGAGCTGGGCAACAGCATTG AGAAGGACTATGTCAGCATCTGTGAGAAACAGCCTATCGGAAGGCAGCTCTTCCGAGTTTACTGCGAGACCAGACCAAAACTGCAACGCTGCATTCAACTACTGGATGCAATG GAGGATTACGAGGTGACGCctgatgaaaaaagaaaaagcagaggGGACCAGATTATCAAGACCTTTCTTTCCAAACAA TCAGCTGAGCGTGTGGACATCGCAGAGGTCTTCGCAGATCAGTGCCGAGAGAACCTCGAGCTCAGTCCGTGTAAGGAGATCTTCAGCAACTGCCGCAA AGCCGTCCACGACTACCTGAGCGGGGCGCCGTTCGCAGATTTTGAGAACAGCATGTACTTTGACCGCTTCCTGCAGTGGAAGATCCTGGAGAG GCAACCAATCACGAAAGACACGTTTAGACAGTACCGAGTGCTGGGGAAGGGAGGATTTGGAGAG GTGTGCGCCTGTCAAGTTCGAGCTACAGGAAAGATGTATGCCTGCAAGAagctggagaagaagaggatAAAGAAGAGGAAAGGAGAGTCGATGGCCCTCAACGAGAAGCAGATCTTGGAGAAAGTTAACAGTAGATTTGTT GTGAGTTTGGCGTATGCGTACGAGACCAAAGACGCTCTCTGTCTGGTGCTGACCATCATGAATGGTGGTGACCTAAAGTTTCACATCTACAACATGGGCACGCCAGGCTTTGACAAAGACAGGGTCCAGTTCTATGCTGCTCAGATCTGTTGCGGTCTCAAGCATCTTCATAGGGAATCCATTGTCTACAG agatTTGAAACCAGAGAACATCCTACTTGATGACAACG GACACATCCGTATTTCTGACCTGGGCCTTGCCATTAAAGTGCCTGCAGGGGAGATGATCAGAGGAAGAGTGGGCACAGTGGGCTACATGG CTCCGGAAGTCATCAACAATGAAAAGTACGGGATGAGTCCTGATTGGTGGGGGCTGGGCTGCCTCGTGTACGAGATGACCGTAGGGCGATCGCCCTTCCGTGCCCGCAAAGAGCGAGTGAAGCGGGAGGAGGTGGAGAGGAGGGTGCAGGGGGAAGAGGAAGAGTACAACGACAAGTTTACGGAGGACACCAAGGAAATCTGCAGAAGG CTGCTCACCAAAGACCCGAAGCAGAGGCTGGGCTGCCAGGGGGACAGAGCGGCAGGCGTCAAGGCCCACGCCTTCTTCAAAAACATCAACTTCAAGAGGCTGGAAGCTGGAATAGTGGAGCCTCCTTTTGTGCCTGAC CCTCGGGCAGTCTACTGTAAGGATGTGTTGGACATCGAGCAGTTCTCCACAGTCAAGGGAGTCAATTTGGACCAAACTGACAACGACTTCTACTCCAAATTTGCTACAGGCAGTGTTTCCATCCCATGGCAGAATGAG CACTGCAATGTTTGTAAAAGGCCAAAGGTCTCCTCTCTTCTCCAGATGATAGAAACGGAGTGTTTCAGAGATCTGAATGTGTTCGCCCCTCAAGGGATGAGACCTCCGGACCTTGACTGGAGTCAACCTCCGGAGCCTCCCAGACGCAGCCTGCTGGACAGGATCTTCAGGAGGCAC cacccAGAGGTGTCTATTTCCCACAGCCGTGTGCAGTCTTCCAGCGTGAACTCTGTGGACTCAATGTCCAACTCTGCCCCCTAG
- the grk5l gene encoding G protein-coupled receptor kinase 5 isoform X6, protein MELENIVANTVLLKAREEKDYVSICEKQPIGRQLFRVYCETRPKLQRCIQLLDAMEDYEVTPDEKRKSRGDQIIKTFLSKQSAERVDIAEVFADQCRENLELSPCKEIFSNCRKAVHDYLSGAPFADFENSMYFDRFLQWKILERQPITKDTFRQYRVLGKGGFGEVCACQVRATGKMYACKKLEKKRIKKRKGESMALNEKQILEKVNSRFVVSLAYAYETKDALCLVLTIMNGGDLKFHIYNMGTPGFDKDRVQFYAAQICCGLKHLHRESIVYRDLKPENILLDDNGHIRISDLGLAIKVPAGEMIRGRVGTVGYMAPEVINNEKYGMSPDWWGLGCLVYEMTVGRSPFRARKERVKREEVERRVQGEEEEYNDKFTEDTKEICRRLLTKDPKQRLGCQGDRAAGVKAHAFFKNINFKRLEAGIVEPPFVPDPRAVYCKDVLDIEQFSTVKGVNLDQTDNDFYSKFATGSVSIPWQNEHCNVCKRPKVSSLLQMIETECFRDLNVFAPQGMRPPDLDWSQPPEPPRRSLLDRIFRRHHPEVSISHSRVQSSSVNSVDSMSNSAP, encoded by the exons AGAAGGACTATGTCAGCATCTGTGAGAAACAGCCTATCGGAAGGCAGCTCTTCCGAGTTTACTGCGAGACCAGACCAAAACTGCAACGCTGCATTCAACTACTGGATGCAATG GAGGATTACGAGGTGACGCctgatgaaaaaagaaaaagcagaggGGACCAGATTATCAAGACCTTTCTTTCCAAACAA TCAGCTGAGCGTGTGGACATCGCAGAGGTCTTCGCAGATCAGTGCCGAGAGAACCTCGAGCTCAGTCCGTGTAAGGAGATCTTCAGCAACTGCCGCAA AGCCGTCCACGACTACCTGAGCGGGGCGCCGTTCGCAGATTTTGAGAACAGCATGTACTTTGACCGCTTCCTGCAGTGGAAGATCCTGGAGAG GCAACCAATCACGAAAGACACGTTTAGACAGTACCGAGTGCTGGGGAAGGGAGGATTTGGAGAG GTGTGCGCCTGTCAAGTTCGAGCTACAGGAAAGATGTATGCCTGCAAGAagctggagaagaagaggatAAAGAAGAGGAAAGGAGAGTCGATGGCCCTCAACGAGAAGCAGATCTTGGAGAAAGTTAACAGTAGATTTGTT GTGAGTTTGGCGTATGCGTACGAGACCAAAGACGCTCTCTGTCTGGTGCTGACCATCATGAATGGTGGTGACCTAAAGTTTCACATCTACAACATGGGCACGCCAGGCTTTGACAAAGACAGGGTCCAGTTCTATGCTGCTCAGATCTGTTGCGGTCTCAAGCATCTTCATAGGGAATCCATTGTCTACAG agatTTGAAACCAGAGAACATCCTACTTGATGACAACG GACACATCCGTATTTCTGACCTGGGCCTTGCCATTAAAGTGCCTGCAGGGGAGATGATCAGAGGAAGAGTGGGCACAGTGGGCTACATGG CTCCGGAAGTCATCAACAATGAAAAGTACGGGATGAGTCCTGATTGGTGGGGGCTGGGCTGCCTCGTGTACGAGATGACCGTAGGGCGATCGCCCTTCCGTGCCCGCAAAGAGCGAGTGAAGCGGGAGGAGGTGGAGAGGAGGGTGCAGGGGGAAGAGGAAGAGTACAACGACAAGTTTACGGAGGACACCAAGGAAATCTGCAGAAGG CTGCTCACCAAAGACCCGAAGCAGAGGCTGGGCTGCCAGGGGGACAGAGCGGCAGGCGTCAAGGCCCACGCCTTCTTCAAAAACATCAACTTCAAGAGGCTGGAAGCTGGAATAGTGGAGCCTCCTTTTGTGCCTGAC CCTCGGGCAGTCTACTGTAAGGATGTGTTGGACATCGAGCAGTTCTCCACAGTCAAGGGAGTCAATTTGGACCAAACTGACAACGACTTCTACTCCAAATTTGCTACAGGCAGTGTTTCCATCCCATGGCAGAATGAG CACTGCAATGTTTGTAAAAGGCCAAAGGTCTCCTCTCTTCTCCAGATGATAGAAACGGAGTGTTTCAGAGATCTGAATGTGTTCGCCCCTCAAGGGATGAGACCTCCGGACCTTGACTGGAGTCAACCTCCGGAGCCTCCCAGACGCAGCCTGCTGGACAGGATCTTCAGGAGGCAC cacccAGAGGTGTCTATTTCCCACAGCCGTGTGCAGTCTTCCAGCGTGAACTCTGTGGACTCAATGTCCAACTCTGCCCCCTAG
- the grk5l gene encoding G protein-coupled receptor kinase 5 isoform X1, whose amino-acid sequence MCAKTRSTKPLVTAGRRFPAPCAAFPGPRSRGGGGKRKGRSKKWKAILRFPHISQCTELGNSIEKDYVSICEKQPIGRQLFRVYCETRPKLQRCIQLLDAMEDYEVTPDEKRKSRGDQIIKTFLSKQSAERVDIAEVFADQCRENLELSPCKEIFSNCRKAVHDYLSGAPFADFENSMYFDRFLQWKILERQPITKDTFRQYRVLGKGGFGEVCACQVRATGKMYACKKLEKKRIKKRKGESMALNEKQILEKVNSRFVVSLAYAYETKDALCLVLTIMNGGDLKFHIYNMGTPGFDKDRVQFYAAQICCGLKHLHRESIVYRDLKPENILLDDNGHIRISDLGLAIKVPAGEMIRGRVGTVGYMAPEVINNEKYGMSPDWWGLGCLVYEMTVGRSPFRARKERVKREEVERRVQGEEEEYNDKFTEDTKEICRRLLTKDPKQRLGCQGDRAAGVKAHAFFKNINFKRLEAGIVEPPFVPDPRAVYCKDVLDIEQFSTVKGVNLDQTDNDFYSKFATGSVSIPWQNEHCNVCKRPKVSSLLQMIETECFRDLNVFAPQGMRPPDLDWSQPPEPPRRSLLDRIFRRHHPEVSISHSRVQSSSVNSVDSMSNSAP is encoded by the exons GTGGAGGAGGCAAGCGGAAAGGGAGGAGCAAAAAATGGAAGGCGATCCTTCGTTTTCCCCACATAAGTCAGTGCACTGAGCTGGGCAACAGCATTG AGAAGGACTATGTCAGCATCTGTGAGAAACAGCCTATCGGAAGGCAGCTCTTCCGAGTTTACTGCGAGACCAGACCAAAACTGCAACGCTGCATTCAACTACTGGATGCAATG GAGGATTACGAGGTGACGCctgatgaaaaaagaaaaagcagaggGGACCAGATTATCAAGACCTTTCTTTCCAAACAA TCAGCTGAGCGTGTGGACATCGCAGAGGTCTTCGCAGATCAGTGCCGAGAGAACCTCGAGCTCAGTCCGTGTAAGGAGATCTTCAGCAACTGCCGCAA AGCCGTCCACGACTACCTGAGCGGGGCGCCGTTCGCAGATTTTGAGAACAGCATGTACTTTGACCGCTTCCTGCAGTGGAAGATCCTGGAGAG GCAACCAATCACGAAAGACACGTTTAGACAGTACCGAGTGCTGGGGAAGGGAGGATTTGGAGAG GTGTGCGCCTGTCAAGTTCGAGCTACAGGAAAGATGTATGCCTGCAAGAagctggagaagaagaggatAAAGAAGAGGAAAGGAGAGTCGATGGCCCTCAACGAGAAGCAGATCTTGGAGAAAGTTAACAGTAGATTTGTT GTGAGTTTGGCGTATGCGTACGAGACCAAAGACGCTCTCTGTCTGGTGCTGACCATCATGAATGGTGGTGACCTAAAGTTTCACATCTACAACATGGGCACGCCAGGCTTTGACAAAGACAGGGTCCAGTTCTATGCTGCTCAGATCTGTTGCGGTCTCAAGCATCTTCATAGGGAATCCATTGTCTACAG agatTTGAAACCAGAGAACATCCTACTTGATGACAACG GACACATCCGTATTTCTGACCTGGGCCTTGCCATTAAAGTGCCTGCAGGGGAGATGATCAGAGGAAGAGTGGGCACAGTGGGCTACATGG CTCCGGAAGTCATCAACAATGAAAAGTACGGGATGAGTCCTGATTGGTGGGGGCTGGGCTGCCTCGTGTACGAGATGACCGTAGGGCGATCGCCCTTCCGTGCCCGCAAAGAGCGAGTGAAGCGGGAGGAGGTGGAGAGGAGGGTGCAGGGGGAAGAGGAAGAGTACAACGACAAGTTTACGGAGGACACCAAGGAAATCTGCAGAAGG CTGCTCACCAAAGACCCGAAGCAGAGGCTGGGCTGCCAGGGGGACAGAGCGGCAGGCGTCAAGGCCCACGCCTTCTTCAAAAACATCAACTTCAAGAGGCTGGAAGCTGGAATAGTGGAGCCTCCTTTTGTGCCTGAC CCTCGGGCAGTCTACTGTAAGGATGTGTTGGACATCGAGCAGTTCTCCACAGTCAAGGGAGTCAATTTGGACCAAACTGACAACGACTTCTACTCCAAATTTGCTACAGGCAGTGTTTCCATCCCATGGCAGAATGAG CACTGCAATGTTTGTAAAAGGCCAAAGGTCTCCTCTCTTCTCCAGATGATAGAAACGGAGTGTTTCAGAGATCTGAATGTGTTCGCCCCTCAAGGGATGAGACCTCCGGACCTTGACTGGAGTCAACCTCCGGAGCCTCCCAGACGCAGCCTGCTGGACAGGATCTTCAGGAGGCAC cacccAGAGGTGTCTATTTCCCACAGCCGTGTGCAGTCTTCCAGCGTGAACTCTGTGGACTCAATGTCCAACTCTGCCCCCTAG
- the grk5l gene encoding G protein-coupled receptor kinase 5 isoform X2: MCAKTRSTKPLVTAGRRFPAPCAAFPGPRSRGGGGKRKGRSKKWKAILRFPHISQCTELGNSIEKDYVSICEKQPIGRQLFRVYCETRPKLQRCIQLLDAMEDYEVTPDEKRKSRGDQIIKTFLSKQSAERVDIAEVFADQCRENLELSPCKEIFSNCRKAVHDYLSGAPFADFENSMYFDRFLQWKILERQPITKDTFRQYRVLGKGGFGEVCACQVRATGKMYACKKLEKKRIKKRKGESMALNEKQILEKVNSRFVVSLAYAYETKDALCLVLTIMNGGDLKFHIYNMGTPGFDKDRVQFYAAQICCGLKHLHRESIVYRDLKPENILLDDNGHIRISDLGLAIKVPAGEMIRGRVGTVGYMAPEVINNEKYGMSPDWWGLGCLVYEMTVGRSPFRARKERVKREEVERRVQGEEEEYNDKFTEDTKEICRRLLTKDPKQRLGCQGDRAAGVKAHAFFKNINFKRLEAGIVEPPFVPDPRAVYCKDVLDIEQFSTVKGVNLDQTDNDFYSKFATGSVSIPWQNEHCNVCKRPKVSSLLQMIETECFRDLNVFAPQGMRPPDLDWSQPPEPPRRSLLDRIFRSTQRCLFPTAVCSLPA, encoded by the exons GTGGAGGAGGCAAGCGGAAAGGGAGGAGCAAAAAATGGAAGGCGATCCTTCGTTTTCCCCACATAAGTCAGTGCACTGAGCTGGGCAACAGCATTG AGAAGGACTATGTCAGCATCTGTGAGAAACAGCCTATCGGAAGGCAGCTCTTCCGAGTTTACTGCGAGACCAGACCAAAACTGCAACGCTGCATTCAACTACTGGATGCAATG GAGGATTACGAGGTGACGCctgatgaaaaaagaaaaagcagaggGGACCAGATTATCAAGACCTTTCTTTCCAAACAA TCAGCTGAGCGTGTGGACATCGCAGAGGTCTTCGCAGATCAGTGCCGAGAGAACCTCGAGCTCAGTCCGTGTAAGGAGATCTTCAGCAACTGCCGCAA AGCCGTCCACGACTACCTGAGCGGGGCGCCGTTCGCAGATTTTGAGAACAGCATGTACTTTGACCGCTTCCTGCAGTGGAAGATCCTGGAGAG GCAACCAATCACGAAAGACACGTTTAGACAGTACCGAGTGCTGGGGAAGGGAGGATTTGGAGAG GTGTGCGCCTGTCAAGTTCGAGCTACAGGAAAGATGTATGCCTGCAAGAagctggagaagaagaggatAAAGAAGAGGAAAGGAGAGTCGATGGCCCTCAACGAGAAGCAGATCTTGGAGAAAGTTAACAGTAGATTTGTT GTGAGTTTGGCGTATGCGTACGAGACCAAAGACGCTCTCTGTCTGGTGCTGACCATCATGAATGGTGGTGACCTAAAGTTTCACATCTACAACATGGGCACGCCAGGCTTTGACAAAGACAGGGTCCAGTTCTATGCTGCTCAGATCTGTTGCGGTCTCAAGCATCTTCATAGGGAATCCATTGTCTACAG agatTTGAAACCAGAGAACATCCTACTTGATGACAACG GACACATCCGTATTTCTGACCTGGGCCTTGCCATTAAAGTGCCTGCAGGGGAGATGATCAGAGGAAGAGTGGGCACAGTGGGCTACATGG CTCCGGAAGTCATCAACAATGAAAAGTACGGGATGAGTCCTGATTGGTGGGGGCTGGGCTGCCTCGTGTACGAGATGACCGTAGGGCGATCGCCCTTCCGTGCCCGCAAAGAGCGAGTGAAGCGGGAGGAGGTGGAGAGGAGGGTGCAGGGGGAAGAGGAAGAGTACAACGACAAGTTTACGGAGGACACCAAGGAAATCTGCAGAAGG CTGCTCACCAAAGACCCGAAGCAGAGGCTGGGCTGCCAGGGGGACAGAGCGGCAGGCGTCAAGGCCCACGCCTTCTTCAAAAACATCAACTTCAAGAGGCTGGAAGCTGGAATAGTGGAGCCTCCTTTTGTGCCTGAC CCTCGGGCAGTCTACTGTAAGGATGTGTTGGACATCGAGCAGTTCTCCACAGTCAAGGGAGTCAATTTGGACCAAACTGACAACGACTTCTACTCCAAATTTGCTACAGGCAGTGTTTCCATCCCATGGCAGAATGAG CACTGCAATGTTTGTAAAAGGCCAAAGGTCTCCTCTCTTCTCCAGATGATAGAAACGGAGTGTTTCAGAGATCTGAATGTGTTCGCCCCTCAAGGGATGAGACCTCCGGACCTTGACTGGAGTCAACCTCCGGAGCCTCCCAGACGCAGCCTGCTGGACAGGATCTTCAGGAG cacccAGAGGTGTCTATTTCCCACAGCCGTGTGCAGTCTTCCAGCGTGA